AGCAGGCAGCCTGCTCCCACACTTGATCGCATTCACCACTGACCCACTCGCTTGATTCTCTCAAGGCTGGCAGACTGCCCATCCTTTAACGCCGTTCGTTTTGAGGCTGTATGCCAACGTTTTCTCAGCGTCACGTGATATTGCTGGCCAGCTACATCATCATTTTCGGCGGACTGCTGCTGGTACTGCCGCTCAAATTACTGCCCAGCCTGCTGGCCGGTCTGTTGGTGTTCGAGCTGGTCAACATGCTCACTCCCCAACTGCAACGGCTGATCGAAGGCCGGCGCGCGCGCTGGCTGGCGGTGGCCTTGCTCGGCACCTTGATCGTCAGTGTGCTGACTTTGATCTTCGCCGGTGCCATCAGCTTCCTGCTCCATGAAGCGGAAAACCCTGGCGCTTCCCTGGACAAATTCATGGGGGTGGTCGACCGCGCGCGCGGCCAGTTGCCGCCGTTCCTCGACGCTTACTTGCCTGCCAGTGCCGCCGAGTTCCGCGTGGCCATCGGCGACTGGCTAAGCAAGCACCTGAGCGAACTGCAGCTTGTGGGTAAGGACGCCGCCCACATGTTCGTCACCCTGCTGATCGGCATGGTGCTCGGTGCGATCATCGCCCTGCAGCGCGTGCCCGACCTGACCAAACGCAAACCCCTGGCCGCCGCGCTGTTCGACCGCCTGCACCTGCTGGTCCAGGCCTTTCGCAATATCGTCTTCGCACAGATCAAGATCGCCGCGCTCAACACCGCCTTCACCGCCGTGTTCCTCGCCGTTGTGTTGCCGCTGTGCGGGATTCACCTGCCGCTGACCAAAACCCTGATCGTTCTGACCTTCCTGCTCGGTCTGCTGCCGGTCATCGGCAACCTGATGTCCAACACGCTGATCACCATCGTCGCGCTGTCGCTGTCGATCTGGGTGGCGGTGGCGGCGTTGGGCTATCTGATCGTGATCCACAAGATCGAATACTTCCTCAATGCGCGCATTGTGGGCGGCCAGATCAGTGCCAAGTCGTGGGAGTTGTTGTTGGCGATGTTGGTGTTTGAGGCTGCGTTTGGCTTGCCGGGAGTGGTGGCGGGGCCGATTTATTACGCGTATCTCAAGAGTGAGCTGAAGCTCGGCGGGATGGTTTGACGCGATAACGCAAGTGCTTTGGCTTCACAAACTTTAAAGGGACTTAGAGGGAAACCCGCAGTGAGCGACAATATCTATGCGCCGCCAACGGCGCAGTTGAGCGATACGGTTAAGACGTCGCCTGAGTTTTACGTCATTTCCAAAAAGAAGCTGCTGATTCTCAGCGTGCTCAGTTTTGGGCTGTACACCTATATCTGGTCGTATAAAAACTGGCGCTTGTACAAGGATTTCCACCAGTTGGATATCAGGCCTTTGGCGCGGGCCATTTTCTTCATCTTCTTCATGCATCAGTTGTATCGCCGGGCTGATGATCGGGTAGCCCGTAGCGGTCGGAAATTCGATTTTGACTTCGAGCAGTGGGCGACCGTGTTCGTGGTGGTCACCGTAGGGTCACGGGTTTTCGAGATGGCCGCGAACCGGATCGACAGCTGGTTGGCCTACAAACCCCTGGTCATCCTGGCAGTGCCGCTGTGTGCCTACATCCTCCAGCAAGCCCAGGGCCTGATCAATTTTGCAGCGGACGACCCGGAAGGCATGAGCAATAACCGTTTCACGCTATGGAACTACCTGGTGATCGTGCCGGGTGTGGTCATGTGGTGCCTGACAGGGCTTGGGCTTTGGGCCATCTACCACCCTTAGGCACCACTCTAAAAAGGACTGCGCCATCACTACGGATTTGAAACTTGCGTTTTGCGCCATGGCGTTTAGAAAGTAGTGTGCCGAACTGAGTCTTTGTGGTGAGCGGGCTTGCCCCGCGCTGGGCTGCGTAGCAGCCCCAAAACCTGCAGGCAAGGAGTGCCAGATACGCTGCATTTCTCTTTACTGGGGCTGCTGCGCAGCCCAGCGCGGGGCAAGCGCGCTCACTACAGGAAGCTCGCTCAGCATTCGACAGATCAGTGCCCGTAGCGCTTGCTGGCCTCAATTGCCAGACCACTGCCGATACTGCCAAAGATATTGCCTTCCACATGCCGCGCATTCGGCAGCATCGCCGAAATGCTGTGGCGCAGCGCCGGGATCCCGCTGGAACCGCCGGTAAAGAACACCGTGTCCACCTGCGCCACGCTCACCGTAGCGTCGTTGAGCAGTTGCGTCACGCTACCGCGCACACGCTCCAGCAAGGCGTCAATGGACGACTCGAACAACGCCCGGCTCAGGTCCACACTCAGGCCGGCTTCGATACGGTCCAGCGCCACGTGGCGGCTGTCTTCGTGGGTCAGCTGGATCTTGGTTTCTTCCACTTCCATGGCCAACCAGTGCCCGGCGCGCTGTTCGATCAACTTGAACAGGCGATCGATGCCGCCGGTGTCTTCGATGTCGTAGCGCATGCTGCCCAAGGCCAGTTGGGATTTTTGCGAGTACACCGAGTTGATGGTGTGCCAGGTGGCCAGGTTCATGTGGTGGCTGGTGGGCATGTAGGCGCCGCTTTTCATGCGGCTGCCGTAGCCGAACAGCGGCATCATGCCGTTGAGCGAGAGCTGCTTGTCGAAGTCGGTACCGCCGATGTGCACGCCGCCGGTGGCGAGGATGTCGCTCTGGCGGTTGTCGTTGTGACGGCGGTCCGGCGACAGACGGACCAGGGAGAAGTCAGACGTACCACCGCCGATATCGACGATCAGTACCAGCTCTTCTTTCTGGATGGTGGATTCGTAGTCAAACGCGGCCGCAATCGGCTCGTACTGGAACGAGATGTCCTTGAAGCCGATCTTGCGCGCCACGTCCACCAGGGTGTTCTCGGCTTCCTGGTCAGCCATCGGGTCGTCATCGACGAAAAACACCGGGCGGCCCAGCACCACTTCTTCGAACTCACGGCCGGCGTTGGCTTCGGCGCGGCTCTTGAGCTGGCCGATAAACAGCGCCAGCAGGTCGGTGAACGGCATCGCCGTGCCGAGCACGCTGGTGTCGTGCTTGATCAGCTTGGAACCCAGCAGGCTCTTGAGCGAGCGCATCAGCCGGCCTTCGTAGTTTTCCAGGTACTCGTGCAGCGCCAGGCGACCGTACACCGGGCGACGTTCCTCGAAGTTGAAGAACACCACCGACGGCAGGGTGATCTTGTCGTCCTCCAGCGCAATAAGCGTCTCCTCGCCGGGGCGGATCCAGCCGACGGTGGAGTTGGACGTGCCAAAGTCGATGCCGCAGGCACGGGCTGGGGATGAGTTTTCCATGACAATCAGGTTCCGGTTGAAAAACGGCCGCGCAGTGTATGCCAGTCGAGGGCGGATGCGTAGGCCGACCATCTGTTAAATCTTCCTTGAAACCTGGCGATTCGCCCCCACATCTGCTGCATACGGCAAGTGCCGATAACACTTTGACGCACCCCCAGGCCACAAGACTCAACAGGTGCAATGCAGCGCACGTTGTGCCCCGGGCTGTGCGATCTCGATTAAGGATGGTGAACCGCCGATGGATTTCAAAGACTACTACAAGATATTGGGCGTAGAGCCGACGGCCGACGACAAGGAAATCAAGGCGGCCTATCGCAAGCTCGCGCGTAAATATCACCCGGATGTCAGCAAGGAAAAAGACGCCGAAGCCAAGTTCAAGGACGCGTCCGAAGCCTATGAGGCGCTGAAAAGCGCCGACAAACGCGCCGAATACGACGAACTGCGCAAATACGGCCAGCATGGCCAGCCGTTCCAAGGGCCACCGGGCTGGCAGAGCCGTGGCGGTTTTGGTGGCGGCGGTGGCGGTGAGGACTTCTCGGACTTCTTCAGCTCGATCTTCGGCTCCCGTGGCGATGCTTTCGGTGGCGGCCAGCGTCGTCCTGCCGGGCGCAAGGGCCAGGACGTGGAGATGCAACTGACCGTGTCCCTTGAAGAGACGTTGTCCACCGAGTCCAAGCAGATCAGCTTCCAGGTGCCGCAATATGACGCCTCGGGCCGACATGTGAGCAACACCACCAAGAGCCTGAACGTGAAGATCCCGGCCGGTGTGGCCGACGGCGAGCGCATCCGCCTCAAGGCGCAGGGCGCGCCGGGGATCGGTGGCGGGGCCAATGGCGACCTGTACCTGATCATCAAGTTTGCGCCGCATTCGAAGTTCGAAGTCGAAGGCGAAAACCTGGTGATCACCTTGCCGCTGGCACCGTGGGAACTGGCGCTGGGCGCCGAAGTGGCCGTGCCGACCCTGACCGGCAAGATCAACCTCAAGGTGCCTGCCGGCAGCCAGAACGGCCAGCGGATGCGCGCCAAGGGTCATGGTTTGCTGAACAAGGCCGGGGAACGAGGGTTCCTGTACATCCAGCTCAAGGCCGTGATGCCCAAACAGGCGGATGATGAGACCATCGCCCTGTGGCAGGAACTGGCGAAAAAGGCCGCGTTCAACCCTCGGGAAAACTTCTGAAAAATAGCCGCCGCGCGCTAACGGTCTAGCGCTGCGGCCTTCGTCGGTCATGCTGCAACTGCCCGGCAGGTACACCAGCAGCAAGCCCGCCCTGGTGGCCAGCCACAGGCGCGGGCGCAAAAACCTGAACGACATTGAGGCCCACCTGGGGGCGATCTAGGACATCAGAGCGTTTGCCGAACCACGGCTCAAAGCGGCGATCCAGCAGCAGTTCAGCCTGGACCTGGATGTCAACAACGTCTATTTCGCGCGCAAGTACGGCTTCAAAAGCCGCGATGACCTGTATGGATTTTTGGTCTTTGAGCAAACGCGCGATTCAGCCCTCAGTTACCGTTATCGCGGCTTGTTGTTGCTGGGCACCTTGACGGGGCGCCTGATGGGTCGGCTTCCCGGCAAGGCCCTGACGCCATGGGCGCCAGGGTTGTTGGCTCAGAACAGGAAATAACGCTGGGCCATCGGCAACACCTCGGCCGGTTCACACCACAGCAACACGCCATCGGCCTTAACCTGGTACGTCTGTGGGTCCACCTCGATATCCGGCAGGTAATCGTTGTGGATCAAGTCGGTTTTCTGCACGTTGCGGCAGCCCTTGACCACCGCTATCTGCTTTTTCAACCCCAGTGTTTCGGGCAAACCGGCGTCCTGGGCGGCCTGGCTGATAAAGGTCAGGCTGGTGGCGTGCAGCGAGCTGCCGAAGCTGGCGAACATCGGGCGGTAGTGCACTGGCTGCGGTGTGGGGATCGAGGCGTTGGCATCACCCATCAGGCTGGAAGCAATCGCGCCGCCCTTGAGGATCAAGGTCGGTTTGATGCCGAAAAATGCCGGGCGCCACAGCACCAGGTCGGCCCACTTGCCCACCTCAATGGAACCGACGATGTGGCTGACGCCGTGGGTGATCGCCGGGTTGATGGTGTACTTGGCGATGTAGCGTTTGGCGCGGAAATTGTCATTGCCGGGGCCGTCGCCGGGCAGTGGGCCGCGCTGTTTTTTCATCTTGTCGGCGGTCTGCCAGGTGCGTGTGATCACCTCGCCCACGCGGCCCATGGCCTGGCTGTCGGAGCTGATCATCGAGAACGCGCCGAGGTCGTGCAGGATGTCTTCGGCGGCGATGGTCTCGCGGCGGATGCGGCTTTCGGCGAAGGCGACGTCTTCGGCAATGCTCGGGTCGAGGTGATGGCAGACCATCAGCATGTCGAGGTGTTCGTCGATGGTGTTGCGCGTGAACGGCCGCGTCGGGTTGGTGGAGCTGGGCAGTACGTTGGCGAAGCCGCAGGCCTTGATGATGTCCGGCGCGTGGCCGCCACCGGCACCTTCGGTGTGGTAGGTGTGGATGGTGCGGCCCTTGAGGGCAGCGAGGGTGGTTTCGACGAAGCCGGATTCGTTGAGGGTGTCGCTGTGGATCGCCACCTGCACGTCGTATTCATCGGCAACGCTCAGGCAGTTGTCGATGCTCGCCGGGGTGGTGCCCCAGTCTTCATGCAGCTTCAAACCGATGGCGCCGGCCTTGACCTGTTCGATCAACGGCTCCGGCAAACTGGCGTTGCCCTTGCCGGTAAAGCCGATGTTCATCGGGAACGAATCGCTGGCCTGGAGCATGCGCGCCAGGTGCCATGGGCCCGAGGTGCAGGTGGTCGCGTTGGTACCGGTGGCAGGCCCCGTGCCGCCGCCGATCATGGTGGTGACGCCGCTGGTCAGCGCTTCTTCGATCTGCTGCGGGCAGATGAAATGCACGTGGCTGTCGATGCCGCCGGCGGTGAGGATCATGCCTTCACCGGCAATCACTTCGGTGCTGGCGCCGATGGCCATGGTCACGCCGGGTTGGATGTCCGGGTTGCCGGCCTTGCCGATGGCGTGGATGCGGCCGTTCTTCAGGCCGACGTCGGCCTTGACGATGCCCCAGTGGTCGATGATCAGCGCGTTGGTGATCAACGTGTCGACCACTTCATGGGCGAGCAACTGGCTTTGGCCCTGGCCATCGCGGATCACTTTACCGCCGCCGAATTTGACTTCTTCGCCATAGACGGTGAAGTCCTGTTCGACTTCGACAAACAACTCGGTGTCGGCCAGGCGGACCTTGTCACCGACGGTGGGGCCGTACATGTCGGCGTAGGCTTGTCTGGAAATTTTCATGTGTATGTCCTCAAGTTATTCCAGATTGCCCATGATGCGTGCGGCAAAACCGAACACTCGGCGCCCGCCACTCAAATCCACCAACTCCACCTCCCGACTCTGCCCTGGCTCAAACCGCACCGCCGTCCCCGCCGGAATGTTCAACCGCATGCCGCGACTTGCCGCACGATCAAACGTCAGCGCGTCATTGGTCTCGAAAAAATGATAATGCGAACCCACCTGGATCGGCCGGTCGCCACTGTTGGCCACGCTCAGGCTGATCGTGCGGCGGCCAACGTTGAGTTCGATATCGCCAGGCTGGATCTGATATTCACCAGGAATCATGCAGGTTGCCCCAGGGTCTTGAAGTAGATGGCGGTCGGGCTGTAGCGCCCGTCCGGGCTTTGGCAGTAGTCGGGCAGTTCACCGATCTTGGTGTAGCGCAGCGACTGGTAGAAGGCTTCGGCGGGGGAGCCGGCCTCGGTGTCCAGGTACAGCAGGCCGCGCTTGTGCTGGCGCGCGGCGAGTTCCAGGGTGCTCATCAATTGCTGGCCGAGGCCATGGCGGCGCGCGCTGCTGTGCACCAACAGCTTTTGCACCTCGGCGCGGTTGAGGCCGTTGGCTTTCTGGCACAGCGCCAATTGCACGCTGGCAATCACCTGTTCATCACGCACCACCACCCACAGCAACAGGCTGGTGTCTTCGATGCTCGCCTGCACGCTGCGCAGATACTCGCGGGCCTGGGCCTCGTCGAAGTCGGCCATGAAGCCGACGGACGCGCCATGCCTGACCGCGTCCAGCAACAGCTCGATCAAGCCCAGGCGATAGTGGGCAAAACTTTCCGCATTGACTCGACGCAGTTGCGCGGCGTTCATCGACGTCACTCCTTGGGCGGTTCGGCGCCCGGGTTCAAGGCCAGTTGCATGAAGGTCAGGTCCAGCCAGCGGCCGAACTTGATGCCCACTTGGGGCATCTGCCCGGTGGTGATGAAGCCCTGGCGCTCATGCAGGCGGATCGAAGCCTGGTTGCCGCTCTCGATGGCGGCGACCATCACGTGTTTGCCGCACGCGCGTGCACGTTCGATCAGCGCCGCCATCAGCAACGGACCGAGGCCCTTGCCGCGTTGGTCGCTGCGCACATACACCGAATGCTCGACGCTGTAGCGGAAACCTTCGAACGGCCGCCAGTCACCGAAAGAGGCATAACCGGTGACTTCAGCGTTTTCCACCGAGACCAGGATCGGGTAACCCTGGGCATGCCGCGCACTGAACCAGGCCTGGCGGTTGCCCAGGTCCACCGGTTGTTCGTTCCAGATCGCCGTGGTGTTGAGGACCGCGTCGTTGTAGATATCGCGGATCGCCGGCAGATCATTTTGGGTTGCGTCACGAATCATCATCAGGCCTCACGCAATCGGCTGGTGCACGGTGACCAGCTTGGTGCCGTCGGGGAAAGTGGCTTCCACCTGGATATCCGGGATCATTTCCGGGATGCCTTCCATCACTTGTTCGCGGCTGAGCAGGGTGGTGCCAAAGTGCATCAGGTCAGCCACGGTGCGGCCATCGCGGGCGCCTTCCATCAGGGCGGCGGAGATGTAGGCGATGGTTTCCGGGTAGTTGAGCTTCACGCCGCGCGCGAGACGGCGCTCTGCCACCAAGCCTGCGGTGAAGATCAGCAGTTTGTCTTTTTCCCGTGGGGTCAGGTCCATGGTTCAGGTACTCCAGATTCGGGGGGGGACGGCTTCACGGCCCAGCACGGCGGGGCGTAACAGGCGCCATAAATCGATCAGCCAGGCGCGGGCATGCAGCGCTTCGCTGGCCAGGCAGCGGGCGACCAGCAGGCCCGGCAATTGGGTCAGGTCACCGCGCACTGCGTGGGGCAGGGCGCGGCAGGTGTCGAGTAATTCAGGGTCGATATCGGCCGTCAGCAGCAACGTGGCAAACACGGGTTGCCCGTCCAGCCCGATGGGCGAATCGAGCAAACCGTCGGCGCCGACAATGCGCTGGCGTTCATGCCAGAGCAACTGACCGTCGCGGCGGATATCGAGGTGTGATTGAAAGTGGCCAAGCTCAAAACGCTCGCCGCTGGCCGGGCGGCCGAGGGCGACCACATCCCAGTAGAACAAGCGCGCATCGCCTTGCAGTTCGATGCGCGTGGTGAGTTCGGCCTGGGCGGCGCTGAACACGATGGTTTCCTGGGGCAGCCATTCCAGCGTAGCGCCTGCTTCCACGGTGAGGTCCAACTGCTGAAACGCAGGGCCCTTGGCGCGATACCATTTGGCTGCGCCAGGGCTGGTCAACTGGGCCCAGGCGCCTGCACCGACGTGGGCGCTGATGTCCAGGCGATCACCCCCGGCAATGCCTCCGGGCGGGTGCACGATGATGTGCTGGCACACCTCGGGGCCTTCGGCGTACAGGTGTTTTTGCACGCGCAACGGGCCGAGGTGGCGGCGCATCACCGGCCGCGTGGTGTCGCCGAAACGCGCGTAGCCGAGTTCCAGCTCGGCGTGCCAGCTGGGGGTGAACAGGGCAGGAGTAACGGGCAGGTTCATGGCAAAGAGCTTATCGTTAGGAGGCTACAGATTAGATGGTTACCAGGCCGCGCACACCCTCACTTTCCATATTTTCACCTCGGCCCTGCTGCACGATTTCACCACGGGACATCACCAGGTATTGGTCGGCCAACTCGGCGGCAAAGTCGTAGAACTGCTCCACCAGCAGGATCGCCATATCGCCGCGCTCCGCCAGTTTCTTGATCACCGCGCCAATCTCCTTGATCACCGAGGGTTGAATGCCTTCGGTGGGTTCGTCGAGGATCAGCAAGCGCGGGCGACTGGCCAACGCCCGCCCAATCGCGAGCTGTTGCTGCTGGCCGCCAGACAAATCACCGCCACGCCGATGTTTCATCTGCAGCAACACGGGGAACAGTTCGTAGATGAATGCCGGGACTTCCTTGGCCTCTGAACCGGGGAAGCGCGAGAGCCCCATCAAGAGGTTTTCTTCCACCGTCAGCCGCCCGAAAATTTCTCGGCCCTGTGGCACGTAGGCGATACCCGCGTGCACGCGTTGGTGCGGCTTGAAACCGGTGATGGCGCGGCCTTCCCAATTCACCGCGCCTTCTTTGGCCGGCAGCAAGCCCATCAGGCACTTGAGCAGGGTGGTCTTGCCCACGCCGTTACGGCCGAGCAGGCAGGTCACTTCGCCGATCTTCACGTCAAACGACAGTCCGCGCAGGATGTGGCTACCGCCGTAATACTGGTGCAACTTGTCGACTTGCAGCATGTTCAGCTCTCCTCAGCGGCCCAGATAGACTTCGATCACCCGCTCGTTTTCCTGCACCTGTTCCAGCGACCCTTCGGCCAGCACGCTGCCCTGGTGCAACACGGTAACGTGGTCGGCAATCGAGCCGACAAACCCCATGTCGTGTTCCACCACCATCAGCGAATGCTTGCCCGCCAGGCGCTTGAACAGTTCGGCGGTGAATTCGGTTTCCGCGTCGGTCATGCCCGCCACCGGTTCATCCAGCAGCAATAGTTGCGGGTCCTGCATCAGCAACATGCCGATTTCCAGGAATTGCTTCTGGCCGTGGGACAGCAACCCCGCCTGGCGCTGGGCCGAAGCGGTCAGGCGGATGGTGTCGAGCACTTCATCGATACGGTCTTTCTGCTCGCCGCTCAAGCGTGCGCGCAGGCTGGCCCATACGGATTTGTCGGTCTTCTGCGCCAGCTCCAGGTTTTCGAACACGCTGAGGGCTTCGAACACCGTCGGCTTCTGGAACTTGCGGCCGATACCGGCCTGGGCGATCTGCACTTCACTCATGCTGGTGAGGTCGAGGTTTTCGCCAAACCAGGCGGTGCCGTGGCTGGGCCGGGTCTTGCCGGTGATCACGTCCATCAGCGTGGTCTTGCCCGCGCCATTGGGGCCGATGATGCAGCGCAGCTCGCCGACGCCGATGTACAGGTTCAAGGTGTTGAGCGCCTTGAAACCATCAAAGCTGACGCTGATGTCTTCCAGGCTCAGGATGGTGCCGTGGCGGGTGTTGAGACCCTTGCCGGCCGCCTGGCCAATACCGATGGCATCGCGGCCGGCGCCTGCATCGAAAATAGGTTCAAGCATGACGTTCCTCATTTCTTCAGCAGGCCGATAACGCCCTTGGGCAGGTACAGGGTGACGATGATGAACAGCGCCCCGAGGAAGAACAGCCAGTATTCCGGGAACGCCACGGTGAACCAGCTCTTCATGCCATTGACCACGCCAGCGCCCAGCAGCGGGCCGATCAGCGTGCCGCGCCCGCCCAGAGCGACCCATACGGCAGCTTCGATGGAGTTGGTCGGTGACATTTCGCTGGGGTTGATGATGCCCACCTGCGGCACATACAACGCTCCTGCCAACCCGCACAGCACTGCGCTCAGTACCCACACGAACAGTTTGAAACCGCGCGGATCGTAGCCGCAGAACATCAGGCGGTTTTCCGCATCACGCAGGGCGGTCAGCACTCGGCCGAACTTGCTGCGCGCCAGGCGCCAGCCGATGAACAGGCTCGCCACCAACAACAGCACCGTGGCCCCAAACAACACCGCCCGCGTGCCCGGCTCGGTAATGCCGAAGCCGAGGATGCTGCGGAAATTGGTGAAGCCGTTATTGCCGCCAAAACCCGTTTCGTTCCTGAAGAACAACAGCATCCCGGCAAAGGTCAGGGCCTGGGTCATGATCGAGAAATACACGCCTTTGATCCGTGAGCGAAAGGCGAAGAAGCCGAACACCAAGGCCAATAGGCCAGGCGCTAAAACCACCAAGCACATGGCCCAGAGGAAGTGCTGAGTGCCGACCCAATACCAGGGCAATTCGGTCCACGACAAAAAGGTCATGAACGCTGGCAATTCATCGCCGGACGCCTGGCGCATCAGGTACATGCCCATCGCGTAGCCACCGAGGGCAAAGAACAGGCCGTGGCCGAGGGACAACATCCCGGCGTAGCCCCACACCAGGTCCAGCGCGAGGGCGACGATGGCGTAGCACAGGATCTTGCCCACCAAGGTCAGGGTGTAGGCCGACACATGCAGCGGGTTTTCCGGTGACAGCAGTGAACACAATGGCAGCGCCAGCAGCAGCGCGAGAATCACCACGCCCACCGCGATCGTTACCTTCGGGCCGGCCTTTTGCGTGGCCGTGAGCATCAATGGCTGGTTCATCAGTCGATCACCCGTCCTTTCAGTGCGAAGAGTCCTTGCGGGCGTTTCTGAATAAACAGAATGATCAGCGCGAGGATCAGGATCTTGCCGAGCACGGCGCCGATCTGCGGCTCCAGGATTTTGTTGGCGATGCCCAGGCCAAAGGCGGCCATCACGCTCCCGGCCAACTGGCCGACACCGCCGAGTACCACGACCAGGAACGAATCGATGATGTAGCTCTGGCCCAGGTCCGGGCCGACGTTGCCGATCTGGCTCAGCGCCACTCCGCCCAGCCCGGCGATACCGGAACCGAGGCCAAACGCGAGCATGTCCACCCGCCCGGTGGGCACGCCGCAGCAGGCCGCCATGTTGCGGTTCTGGGTCACGGCACGCACGTTGAGGCCCAGGCGGGTCTTGTTCAGCAGCAACCACGTCAGCACCACCACGCACAGCGCGAAGCCAATGATCACAATCCGGTTGTACGGCAGCACTAGATTGGGCAGCACTTGAATGCCGCCGGACAGCCAGGCGGGGTTGGACACTTCGACGTTCTGCGCGCCAAACACCAGGCGCACCAGCTGGATCAGCATCAGGCTGATACCCCAGGTGGCGAGCAAGGTTTCCAGCGGGCGGCCATACAGGTGACGAATCACTGTGCGCTCTAGCGCCATACCGATGGCGGCGGTGACAAAAAACGCCACCGGCAGCGCGATCAGCGGGTAGAACTCGATGGCTTGCGGCACATAACGCTGCATCAGCATTTGCACCACATAGGTGGAGTAGGCGCCGAGCATCAGCATCTCGCCGTGGGCCATGTTGATCACGCCGAGCAGGCCAAAGGTGATCGCCAGGCCCAGCGCCGCCAGCAGCAGGATCGAACCGAGGGACATGCCGCTGAAGGCTTGTCCGAGGATCTCGCCGAACATCAGTTTGCGCTTGACCTGCGCCAGGCTGGTTTCGGCGGCGGTGTGCACGGCGGCATCGGTTTCTACGCCGGGGGCGAGCAAGGCTTCCAGGCGTGTGCGCGCCAGCGGGTCGCCGGTGTTGCCGAGCAAACGCACGGCGGCGAGGCGCACGACCGGGTCAGGGTCGACCAGTTGCAGGTTGGCCAGGGCCAGGCTGAGGGCGGTATGCACGTCCTCGTTGGTCTCGCTGGCGACTTGCTGATCAAGGAATTTCAGCTGCGCGGGTTGCGCGCTTTTTTGCAGG
The genomic region above belongs to Pseudomonas azotoformans and contains:
- the urtE gene encoding urea ABC transporter ATP-binding subunit UrtE; amino-acid sequence: MLQVDKLHQYYGGSHILRGLSFDVKIGEVTCLLGRNGVGKTTLLKCLMGLLPAKEGAVNWEGRAITGFKPHQRVHAGIAYVPQGREIFGRLTVEENLLMGLSRFPGSEAKEVPAFIYELFPVLLQMKHRRGGDLSGGQQQQLAIGRALASRPRLLILDEPTEGIQPSVIKEIGAVIKKLAERGDMAILLVEQFYDFAAELADQYLVMSRGEIVQQGRGENMESEGVRGLVTI
- the urtD gene encoding urea ABC transporter ATP-binding protein UrtD, translated to MRNVMLEPIFDAGAGRDAIGIGQAAGKGLNTRHGTILSLEDISVSFDGFKALNTLNLYIGVGELRCIIGPNGAGKTTLMDVITGKTRPSHGTAWFGENLDLTSMSEVQIAQAGIGRKFQKPTVFEALSVFENLELAQKTDKSVWASLRARLSGEQKDRIDEVLDTIRLTASAQRQAGLLSHGQKQFLEIGMLLMQDPQLLLLDEPVAGMTDAETEFTAELFKRLAGKHSLMVVEHDMGFVGSIADHVTVLHQGSVLAEGSLEQVQENERVIEVYLGR
- the urtC gene encoding urea ABC transporter permease subunit UrtC translates to MNQPLMLTATQKAGPKVTIAVGVVILALLLALPLCSLLSPENPLHVSAYTLTLVGKILCYAIVALALDLVWGYAGMLSLGHGLFFALGGYAMGMYLMRQASGDELPAFMTFLSWTELPWYWVGTQHFLWAMCLVVLAPGLLALVFGFFAFRSRIKGVYFSIMTQALTFAGMLLFFRNETGFGGNNGFTNFRSILGFGITEPGTRAVLFGATVLLLVASLFIGWRLARSKFGRVLTALRDAENRLMFCGYDPRGFKLFVWVLSAVLCGLAGALYVPQVGIINPSEMSPTNSIEAAVWVALGGRGTLIGPLLGAGVVNGMKSWFTVAFPEYWLFFLGALFIIVTLYLPKGVIGLLKK
- the urtB gene encoding urea ABC transporter permease subunit UrtB; this encodes MPTAFYRFILAILLLLPFAAHASDVEDFLAANPAQQAKLLQDWAAQPDPARIELVDALQQGQLTLNGETKTVRLNNRLRGLIDNVQASQQLLAADPKVRLAAAQTLQKSAQPAQLKFLDQQVASETNEDVHTALSLALANLQLVDPDPVVRLAAVRLLGNTGDPLARTRLEALLAPGVETDAAVHTAAETSLAQVKRKLMFGEILGQAFSGMSLGSILLLAALGLAITFGLLGVINMAHGEMLMLGAYSTYVVQMLMQRYVPQAIEFYPLIALPVAFFVTAAIGMALERTVIRHLYGRPLETLLATWGISLMLIQLVRLVFGAQNVEVSNPAWLSGGIQVLPNLVLPYNRIVIIGFALCVVVLTWLLLNKTRLGLNVRAVTQNRNMAACCGVPTGRVDMLAFGLGSGIAGLGGVALSQIGNVGPDLGQSYIIDSFLVVVLGGVGQLAGSVMAAFGLGIANKILEPQIGAVLGKILILALIILFIQKRPQGLFALKGRVID